In Gemmata obscuriglobus, a single genomic region encodes these proteins:
- a CDS encoding transposase gives MPSSHTPAPRCQWFSILAGALDRRSGRRLALLFLGVLLARGRQARSCWIRAAGLSSQYRRCYPTAAAVGRRAEAIATRLLVEVLRPLVTGPRVVLALDDTPTARYGSQVQGAGVHHNPTPGPAGSGFVYGHVWVVLGLLVAHPLGGVVALPLLARRYIRKANLGAVRAADRPPFATKLTMAVGLVRWAHGWLALWGKAVWVVADGAYAQGPVLKPLRKLGVTVVSRLRRDAALCSVPPARVPGRPGGRGCTGPSGCRWPSGPPTPAGGAPACSPCTGSRSRSGTRRSWPRGARPVGRSGWCWWTSPTDGSRSSAPTPPRPWPTSWSGWPTGSPWRPVFGISNKSPGRVSSRCAGCRRTWGASTCARGPTP, from the coding sequence ATGCCATCTTCGCACACTCCGGCCCCGCGGTGCCAGTGGTTTTCGATTCTGGCCGGTGCCTTGGATCGGCGCTCGGGCCGGCGGTTGGCGCTGTTGTTCCTGGGGGTGCTGTTGGCCCGCGGGCGACAGGCCCGGAGTTGCTGGATCCGAGCCGCCGGGTTGTCGTCCCAGTACCGCCGCTGCTACCCCACCGCGGCCGCCGTCGGGCGCCGGGCCGAGGCCATCGCCACCCGGTTGTTGGTCGAGGTGCTCCGGCCGTTGGTGACCGGGCCGCGGGTCGTGCTCGCGTTGGATGACACCCCGACGGCGCGGTACGGTTCCCAGGTGCAAGGGGCCGGGGTGCACCACAACCCGACCCCCGGGCCGGCCGGGAGCGGGTTCGTGTACGGGCACGTGTGGGTGGTCCTCGGGTTGCTGGTGGCGCACCCGCTGGGCGGGGTCGTGGCGTTACCCCTGTTGGCCCGGCGGTACATCCGGAAGGCGAACCTGGGGGCGGTTCGGGCGGCGGACCGGCCCCCGTTCGCAACCAAGCTGACCATGGCCGTGGGCTTGGTGCGGTGGGCGCACGGGTGGCTGGCGTTGTGGGGGAAGGCGGTGTGGGTGGTGGCCGACGGGGCGTACGCCCAGGGGCCGGTGCTCAAGCCGCTGCGGAAGCTCGGGGTGACGGTGGTGAGCCGACTGCGCCGGGATGCGGCCCTGTGCTCGGTGCCACCGGCGCGAGTACCCGGGCGGCCCGGCGGCCGCGGGTGTACGGGACCGAGCGGGTGTCGCTGGCCAAGCGGGCCGCCCACCCCGGCGGGTGGAGCACCGGCATGTTCACCGTGTACGGGAAGTCGGTCGAGAAGCGGTACAAGACGTTCGTGGCCACGTGGCGCCCGGCCGGTGGGGCGATCCGGGTGGTGTTGGTGGACGAGCCCCACGGATGGGTCGCGTTCTTCGGCACCGACACCACCGCGACCGTGGCCGACATCCTGGAGCGGGTGGCCGACCGGTTCACCCTGGAGACCTGTTTTCGGGATCTCAAACAAGTCGCCGGGGCGGGTCAGCAGCAGGTGCGCGGGGTGCCGTCGAACGTGGGGTGCTTCCACCTGTGCGCGTGGGCCCACACCCTGA
- a CDS encoding transposase, which produces MRPKRQSIRATPAHATRHLRPVLTDWLGRAVQLPKRRRTCTPEVVWRVVLFAAAFARSVAAACAAIADAPSGQAIWDCLYLTLPKRRRTLERRLRPALHAPLGKRKRAARVAIDYHRIGYFGTPNRDTTRSKGAGGTHTFHTYATACLVGGPDRYTLGLTAVGEKEPMTAVLTRLLDQVTAARVTVRVALLDKAFFSIAVMRLLQARGVPFVIPAVVRGRKPRPGVKGVGLRAVRRRGAGRYAYTHADRGTSVRVHVVIAHKSYRYRRTGGRRSKKLLYAAWRVSGSPVAIRDLYRTRFGIESSYRQLGQVRPRTSTTDGVVRLLWVAVGLILRNAWLWSRSARGLGWTLAAVCLILLADGLAPTDGENKSITTARSANKTKPPT; this is translated from the coding sequence ATGCGACCCAAACGTCAGTCTATCCGAGCCACCCCGGCCCACGCCACCCGGCACCTCCGTCCGGTCCTGACCGACTGGCTCGGCCGTGCGGTCCAACTGCCCAAGCGTCGCCGCACCTGTACACCCGAGGTGGTGTGGCGGGTGGTGCTGTTCGCCGCGGCGTTCGCCCGCTCGGTGGCCGCGGCCTGTGCCGCGATCGCCGACGCCCCGTCCGGGCAGGCCATCTGGGATTGCTTGTACCTCACGCTGCCCAAGCGGCGCCGCACCCTCGAGCGGCGGTTGCGGCCGGCCCTCCACGCCCCGCTCGGCAAGCGGAAGCGGGCGGCTCGGGTCGCGATCGACTACCACCGGATCGGGTACTTCGGGACGCCGAACCGGGACACCACCCGGTCCAAGGGGGCCGGCGGCACCCACACGTTCCACACGTACGCCACCGCGTGCCTCGTCGGGGGACCGGACCGGTACACGCTCGGGTTGACGGCCGTGGGCGAGAAGGAGCCGATGACCGCGGTGCTCACCCGGCTGTTGGATCAGGTGACGGCGGCACGGGTTACGGTCCGGGTCGCGCTGCTGGACAAGGCGTTCTTCTCGATCGCGGTGATGCGGTTGCTCCAGGCGCGGGGTGTGCCGTTCGTGATCCCGGCCGTGGTCCGGGGCCGCAAGCCCCGGCCCGGGGTGAAGGGGGTCGGGTTGCGGGCCGTGCGGCGGCGGGGCGCGGGTCGATATGCGTACACCCACGCGGATCGGGGCACCTCGGTGCGGGTGCACGTGGTGATCGCTCACAAGAGCTACCGGTACCGGCGGACCGGGGGCCGGCGGAGCAAGAAGTTACTGTACGCGGCGTGGCGGGTGAGCGGGAGCCCGGTGGCGATTCGGGACCTGTACCGGACCCGATTCGGGATCGAGAGCAGCTACCGCCAGTTGGGGCAGGTTCGGCCCCGGACCTCGACCACCGATGGGGTCGTGCGACTCCTGTGGGTCGCCGTCGGGCTGATCCTGCGTAACGCCTGGTTGTGGTCCCGCTCAGCCCGCGGCCTCGGGTGGACACTGGCGGCGGTATGCCTGATACTGTTGGCCGATGGGCTGGCACCTACAGATGGCGAAAATAAGTCCATTACTACTGCACGATCGGCCAACAAAACCAAGCCGCCAACTTGA
- a CDS encoding PP2C family protein-serine/threonine phosphatase: protein MMSTPVRVPPSCPLRDVMGEMNRLRIGAVLVTTGEHKLQGIFTERDLLRRVADADPGWRELPVSAWMTPDPITIGPNEAWEAAVSLMEQKRVRHLPVVEDRTVLGLLSTRMLLGRRADDLNRVVEHRTHELKRALGEIMARDAEMRHNLRAAGQLQTRLLLPHSPPPWPELRWGVHYAPLDHLGGDYYDVAQPDADHIGFLIADASGHSIAAAMVAIMSRSAFADIASGTISPGVVLSEMNTRLQGLADDRFVTAFYGVLNRRTRVLTYASAGHPYPLRFVARTGTVQPLSAQGFLLGIVPDEQYRERTVQLEPGDRLCFYTDGLVEARDDRGEGYGTDRLEAALTAGGALSAQLLLDRLLADQKQFRGDQKLSDDVTLVVCELAKY, encoded by the coding sequence ATGATGTCGACCCCCGTGCGGGTTCCGCCGTCCTGCCCGCTGCGCGACGTGATGGGGGAGATGAACCGGCTGCGGATCGGTGCCGTACTCGTAACGACCGGCGAACACAAGTTACAGGGAATCTTCACCGAGCGCGACCTACTGCGCCGCGTCGCGGACGCCGACCCGGGCTGGCGCGAGCTGCCGGTGTCGGCTTGGATGACGCCAGACCCGATCACCATTGGCCCGAATGAAGCGTGGGAGGCGGCGGTCTCCCTGATGGAGCAGAAGCGGGTGCGGCACCTGCCCGTGGTCGAGGACCGTACGGTACTCGGCTTACTTTCCACCCGGATGCTGCTGGGCCGGCGCGCGGACGACCTCAACCGGGTGGTCGAACACCGCACGCACGAACTGAAGCGGGCGCTGGGCGAGATCATGGCCCGCGATGCGGAGATGCGGCACAACCTCCGCGCCGCCGGTCAGCTTCAAACCCGGCTCCTGTTGCCGCACTCGCCCCCTCCTTGGCCGGAACTGCGGTGGGGGGTGCATTATGCCCCGCTCGATCACCTTGGCGGTGATTACTATGACGTAGCCCAGCCGGACGCGGACCACATCGGGTTCCTGATCGCCGACGCCAGCGGGCACAGCATTGCGGCGGCGATGGTGGCCATCATGTCGCGGTCCGCGTTCGCCGACATCGCGAGTGGGACCATCTCACCGGGAGTGGTGCTGTCCGAGATGAACACCCGGCTCCAAGGGCTCGCTGACGACCGTTTCGTGACGGCATTCTACGGGGTGCTGAACCGCCGCACCCGGGTGCTAACCTACGCCAGCGCGGGGCACCCGTACCCGTTGCGGTTCGTCGCCCGCACCGGCACGGTGCAGCCGCTTTCGGCTCAAGGCTTCCTCCTCGGAATCGTGCCCGACGAGCAGTACCGCGAGCGCACTGTGCAGCTCGAACCGGGAGACCGGCTGTGCTTCTATACCGACGGCTTGGTGGAAGCGCGGGACGACCGTGGCGAGGGATATGGTACAGACCGGTTGGAAGCCGCGCTCACGGCTGGCGGGGCTCTATCGGCCCAATTGCTCCTGGACCGGTTGCTCGCGGACCAGAAGCAATTTCGAGGAGATCAGAAGCTGTCCGATGATGTCACGCTCGTTGTGTGCGAGTTGGCCAAGTATTGA
- a CDS encoding transposase, with protein MIIDHDHGLNVLENREKATVLAYRKAAKASGLLATVEEVTTDMWDAYVEASREAFGEGVAITIDRFHVMKNFQDGLTAARRELQRGLSAEAKTRLKGSRWWVTNPENLREEDREPFARLRQEFPALGALWDQREGLRAIFEDRTMVTAEQGRKRLEGWMSEVRKLGLSALEKFCKTLTNGMGRIANYFGNRNSNGRTEGFNHGRRAILWRAWGMVNFKKFRLCVLDRFGRAKA; from the coding sequence GTGATCATCGATCACGACCACGGGCTGAATGTGCTGGAGAACCGGGAGAAAGCCACGGTCCTGGCGTACCGGAAGGCGGCCAAGGCGAGTGGCCTGCTGGCGACCGTCGAGGAGGTGACGACGGACATGTGGGACGCCTATGTGGAGGCATCTCGGGAGGCGTTCGGGGAGGGCGTCGCCATCACCATCGACCGGTTCCATGTGATGAAGAACTTCCAGGACGGGTTGACGGCGGCCCGCCGGGAGTTGCAGCGGGGCCTGTCGGCGGAGGCCAAGACCCGGTTGAAGGGGAGCCGGTGGTGGGTGACGAACCCGGAGAACCTGCGCGAGGAGGACCGGGAACCGTTCGCCCGGTTGCGGCAGGAGTTCCCGGCATTGGGTGCGTTGTGGGACCAACGGGAGGGTCTGCGTGCCATCTTCGAGGATCGAACGATGGTCACGGCGGAGCAGGGCCGAAAGCGGTTAGAGGGCTGGATGAGTGAGGTCCGGAAACTCGGCCTGTCGGCGTTGGAGAAGTTCTGCAAGACGTTGACGAACGGGATGGGCCGGATCGCGAACTACTTCGGGAACCGGAACAGCAACGGTCGGACCGAGGGATTCAACCACGGGCGGCGCGCCATCCTGTGGCGTGCCTGGGGAATGGTCAACTTCAAGAAATTCCGGCTCTGCGTGTTGGACCGCTTCGGCCGGGCGAAAGCTTGA
- a CDS encoding transposase family protein, whose translation MPDESVSTFWTDLLHLPGFAVVHVREDEVCQRYVITVVPEHPVGVCPHCHRVTEMVKQRRTREGILDWPIGSHAVELTVRVGQFECPHCDRCFTLTIEFLAEGAHGTERLLGRVAELIRHSDVSNAARFFGVAEKTLEG comes from the coding sequence ATGCCCGACGAAAGCGTCTCCACGTTCTGGACCGACCTCCTCCACCTACCGGGGTTCGCGGTCGTCCACGTGCGTGAGGACGAGGTCTGCCAGCGGTACGTCATCACCGTGGTTCCCGAACACCCCGTCGGTGTGTGCCCGCACTGCCATCGGGTGACCGAGATGGTCAAGCAACGCCGCACTCGGGAGGGCATCCTCGACTGGCCCATCGGCTCCCACGCCGTCGAGTTGACGGTCCGCGTCGGACAATTCGAGTGCCCACACTGCGACCGATGTTTTACCCTGACCATCGAGTTCTTGGCCGAAGGGGCACACGGCACGGAGCGGTTACTGGGGCGTGTCGCCGAGTTGATCCGCCACAGCGACGTGTCCAACGCGGCCCGGTTCTTCGGGGTTGCGGAGAAGACGTTGGAGGGCTGA
- a CDS encoding transposase produces the protein MRRSARRCASRPGTPPPRRPCGSTVRRSRSPTAAARRGTTGGKKVNGRKRFIGVDSLGLVWALSVLTADIQDRDGGRWLLGAVRHRLPRVREVIADSGFSKRFQQFVRNVCRWAVTITANAKDGFKVHTRRWVVERTFAWFVRYRRLMVDYEYHTETTEAMIQAAMIHRMLRKLYPNP, from the coding sequence ATGCGGCGCTCCGCGAGGAGGTGCGCATCGAGGCCGGGTACCCCGCCACCCCGGAGACCTTGCGGGTCGACAGTCAGACGGTCAAGATCACCCACCGCGGCGGCCCGAAGGGGTACGACGGGGGGAAAAAAGGTGAACGGCCGCAAGCGGTTCATCGGGGTCGATTCGCTCGGGTTGGTGTGGGCCCTGTCGGTGCTCACGGCCGACATCCAGGATCGGGACGGCGGGCGGTGGCTGCTGGGCGCGGTGCGGCACCGGCTGCCGCGGGTGCGTGAGGTGATCGCCGACAGCGGGTTCTCCAAGCGGTTCCAGCAGTTCGTCCGCAACGTGTGCCGATGGGCGGTGACCATCACCGCCAACGCCAAGGACGGGTTCAAGGTGCACACCCGGCGGTGGGTGGTGGAGCGCACGTTCGCTTGGTTCGTCCGGTACCGGCGGCTCATGGTCGATTACGAGTACCACACCGAAACCACCGAAGCCATGATCCAAGCCGCCATGATTCACCGCATGCTCCGCAAATTGTACCCCAACCCGTAG
- a CDS encoding IS66-like element ISGob3 family transposase codes for MTSVPQPPELPSDLPPAVVAYIRALEATVAQLQATVAALQVTVADLQTRLNQNSSNSSKPPSSDGPQVKPAPPKSPSGKRRGGQSGHPKAERTVLPPDTVHTLKPDTCRGCACPLTGDDPNPSIHQVHEIPVVRPQVTEYRCHRLRCPHCGAVTTAPVPADAAPGYGPRVQAVAAMLTGSCRLGKRVVSQLFDDLFGLPIRPATVCKLQHTTAAALAPVAEAALAYTRGHPANVDETGWTQGRQRAWLWVAVSTSVVAFLIRATRGRSAFDDLRDGSAQVHTTDRYPVYTHLPVHRRQVCWAHLRRDFQAMIDRGNDGSPIGAALLACSDELFGHWFRVRDGTLARSTFARVYARAVRARFRTHLGYGGRCGCPKTGAVCRELLAVEPALWTFARVGGVEPTNNAAERALRHAVCWRKTSYGTDSERGSRFVERILTVLASCRRQGRNVLAFLTDAVTAHRTGAKPPTLIPVPAQQPPMMNPTFAGC; via the coding sequence ATGACATCTGTTCCTCAACCGCCGGAGCTACCGAGTGACCTGCCGCCAGCGGTGGTGGCGTACATTCGTGCGCTGGAAGCGACGGTTGCGCAGTTGCAGGCCACGGTCGCGGCTCTCCAGGTCACGGTGGCCGACCTTCAGACCCGGCTCAACCAGAATTCCAGCAACTCGTCGAAACCGCCCTCGTCGGATGGTCCGCAGGTGAAGCCGGCCCCGCCCAAGAGTCCCTCGGGGAAGCGGCGCGGCGGTCAATCGGGGCACCCCAAGGCCGAGCGCACCGTGCTGCCGCCCGACACGGTCCACACCCTCAAACCGGACACCTGCCGCGGGTGTGCGTGCCCACTCACCGGGGACGACCCGAACCCGTCGATTCACCAGGTGCATGAGATCCCGGTCGTCCGGCCGCAGGTGACCGAGTATCGGTGCCATCGGCTCCGGTGCCCGCACTGCGGCGCCGTGACGACCGCACCGGTGCCCGCCGACGCGGCTCCCGGGTACGGTCCCCGGGTCCAGGCGGTGGCCGCCATGCTCACCGGTTCGTGCCGCCTGGGCAAGCGGGTGGTGAGCCAACTGTTCGACGACCTGTTCGGGTTGCCCATCCGTCCGGCCACGGTGTGCAAACTCCAGCACACGACCGCGGCGGCTCTGGCCCCGGTGGCCGAAGCGGCTCTCGCGTACACCCGCGGGCACCCGGCGAACGTGGACGAAACGGGCTGGACGCAAGGGCGCCAGCGGGCCTGGTTGTGGGTCGCGGTGAGCACCTCGGTGGTCGCATTCCTGATCCGCGCCACCCGGGGCCGGAGCGCGTTCGACGACCTGCGGGACGGGTCCGCCCAGGTCCACACGACCGATCGGTATCCGGTGTACACGCATCTGCCGGTGCATCGGCGCCAGGTGTGCTGGGCGCACCTGCGGCGGGACTTCCAGGCGATGATCGATCGGGGCAACGACGGATCCCCGATCGGGGCCGCCCTGTTGGCCTGTTCCGACGAACTGTTCGGGCACTGGTTCCGGGTGCGGGACGGGACGTTAGCCCGGTCCACGTTCGCTCGCGTGTACGCCCGCGCCGTGCGGGCCCGGTTCCGCACGCACCTGGGGTACGGGGGCCGGTGCGGGTGCCCCAAGACCGGGGCCGTGTGCCGCGAGCTGTTGGCGGTGGAGCCGGCCCTGTGGACGTTCGCACGCGTGGGCGGGGTGGAACCGACCAACAACGCGGCCGAGCGGGCCCTGCGTCACGCCGTGTGCTGGCGCAAGACCAGCTACGGCACCGACTCCGAACGCGGTAGCCGGTTCGTGGAGCGGATCCTCACGGTCCTGGCCTCGTGTCGCCGGCAGGGCCGCAACGTGCTCGCATTCCTCACCGACGCCGTCACCGCACACCGTACCGGGGCAAAGCCACCAACACTGATCCCGGTCCCGGCTCAACAACCACCGATGATGAACCCAACTTTCGCTGGCTGTTGA
- a CDS encoding IS5 family transposase, producing the protein MDTTSGGEERGRDNAKNVDGRKRHILVDSMGLLLAVLVTAASVDDAKAAAELFGRLDEQPMGKVRRVFADRKYHNYALYEWVETNARWELVIVRRPDGAKGWVKLPRRWTVERTFAWLGTCRRLSKDREKAVRSSEAFVKLAMIHLMLNRLEPKGGDAEFQYHTGNRSRGAGRAFSRPL; encoded by the coding sequence GTGGACACGACCTCCGGCGGCGAGGAGCGGGGCCGGGACAACGCCAAGAACGTGGACGGGCGGAAGCGGCACATCCTCGTGGATTCCATGGGGTTGCTGCTGGCCGTGCTGGTGACGGCCGCGAGCGTCGATGATGCCAAGGCGGCGGCCGAACTGTTCGGCCGGCTGGACGAGCAACCGATGGGGAAGGTGCGCCGGGTGTTCGCCGACCGCAAGTACCACAACTACGCCCTGTACGAGTGGGTCGAGACGAACGCCCGGTGGGAGCTGGTCATCGTCCGCCGCCCGGACGGGGCCAAGGGGTGGGTGAAGTTACCGCGGCGGTGGACGGTGGAGCGGACGTTCGCCTGGCTGGGGACGTGCCGGCGGTTGTCCAAGGACCGGGAGAAGGCGGTGCGGTCGTCGGAGGCGTTCGTCAAGTTGGCCATGATCCACCTGATGCTCAACCGGCTTGAGCCGAAAGGGGGCGACGCCGAGTTTCAATACCACACGGGTAACCGTTCACGGGGTGCGGGCCGTGCATTTTCCAGGCCTTTGTGA
- a CDS encoding IS5 family transposase, which translates to MRTQSYPSDVTDEQWGLIEPHIPVYPGGRPRTTALRDVTDAVFYVLRTGCQWRYRPKDFPPKSTVGRYFDEWRHNGTRDTIHDLLRKKVRTAERPYSPRTTASVDS; encoded by the coding sequence ATGCGAACCCAATCCTACCCGAGCGACGTGACCGACGAGCAGTGGGGGCTCATCGAGCCACACATCCCCGTGTACCCCGGCGGCCGTCCCCGCACCACCGCCCTGCGGGACGTCACCGACGCGGTCTTCTACGTGCTGCGGACCGGTTGCCAGTGGCGGTACCGGCCCAAGGACTTCCCGCCCAAGTCCACGGTCGGGCGGTACTTCGACGAGTGGCGACACAACGGCACCCGCGACACGATCCATGACCTTCTCCGCAAAAAGGTCCGCACCGCCGAGAGGCCGTACTCGCCCCGGACGACCGCGAGCGTGGATAGCTAG
- a CDS encoding transposase: protein MPSATGTASAANGFSAEVLHRLPLAEAFYTVWGYLASDAVLADLFDRYRGRCYEDQLTFAELVRVLADALTRYRGHGRGAILDAVQRNQISCQVRAVYGKLARLPLPLAEALLTTLTPRLRPLLPADARPAAVPASLSGLSVVVVDGKKIKRVAKRLLPTRNQPGKLYGGKLLVAYLPAEGVAVGLAADVDGEANDIRSIPALLPTVREVVTGPRRWVADRQFCDLIQPRRFAADGDHFAVRYGHNTGFHPDPTRAPVTGTDDDGRAVRQEWGWLGAEGQGERRLYVRRVTLIRPGDEDVGVITDRLDDRRHPGADLLAVYLTRWQIENVFQQITEVLHLQRLIGCRPPATVFQGALCLVLFNVLQLVRAYITAGRPEPTPVEDVSAEQVLADMTRELIGLHEVLTLDEVTAALPVPGGDERVRGRVRELLSTQWSPKWAKVPNQKPRPEKPPPRKSGGHTSIHKLLQPKPPNGRT, encoded by the coding sequence GTGCCATCCGCAACCGGGACGGCGTCCGCGGCGAACGGTTTCTCCGCCGAAGTGCTACACCGCCTACCGCTGGCCGAGGCGTTTTACACCGTATGGGGGTACCTCGCCTCGGACGCCGTCCTCGCGGACCTGTTCGACCGGTATCGGGGTCGGTGCTACGAGGACCAGCTCACCTTCGCCGAGTTGGTCCGGGTGCTCGCCGACGCCCTCACCCGGTACCGGGGCCACGGTCGCGGGGCCATCCTCGACGCGGTCCAGCGGAACCAGATCTCGTGCCAAGTGCGGGCCGTGTACGGCAAACTCGCGCGCCTCCCGTTGCCGCTGGCCGAGGCCCTCCTTACCACCCTCACCCCGCGCCTCCGCCCGCTGCTCCCGGCGGACGCCCGGCCGGCCGCTGTGCCGGCCAGCCTGAGCGGGCTGTCGGTGGTGGTGGTCGATGGGAAGAAGATCAAGAGGGTGGCCAAGCGGCTGCTCCCGACCCGGAACCAGCCGGGCAAACTATACGGCGGGAAGTTGCTGGTCGCGTACCTACCCGCCGAGGGCGTGGCGGTCGGTCTGGCTGCCGATGTTGACGGGGAGGCCAATGACATCCGGTCCATTCCGGCTCTGTTGCCGACCGTCCGTGAGGTGGTGACGGGGCCACGGCGGTGGGTGGCCGACCGCCAGTTCTGCGACCTGATCCAGCCCCGTCGGTTCGCCGCCGACGGAGACCACTTCGCGGTCCGGTACGGGCACAACACGGGGTTCCACCCGGACCCGACGCGGGCCCCGGTCACGGGCACGGATGATGACGGCCGCGCGGTTCGTCAGGAGTGGGGGTGGCTCGGGGCCGAAGGGCAAGGGGAGCGCCGGTTGTACGTGCGACGGGTCACCCTGATCCGCCCGGGCGACGAGGACGTGGGGGTGATTACGGACCGGCTCGACGACCGACGGCACCCCGGCGCCGATCTGCTGGCGGTGTACCTCACGCGGTGGCAAATCGAGAACGTGTTCCAACAGATCACCGAGGTGCTCCACCTGCAACGACTGATCGGGTGCCGTCCGCCCGCGACCGTGTTCCAGGGGGCCCTGTGCCTGGTACTGTTCAACGTGCTGCAACTGGTGCGAGCGTACATCACGGCCGGTCGCCCCGAGCCCACGCCCGTTGAGGATGTGTCCGCCGAGCAGGTGCTCGCGGACATGACCCGTGAGTTGATCGGGTTGCACGAGGTGCTGACGCTCGACGAGGTGACCGCCGCCCTCCCGGTGCCGGGCGGCGATGAGCGGGTGCGCGGTCGCGTGCGAGAGTTGCTCTCCACGCAATGGTCGCCGAAGTGGGCCAAGGTGCCGAACCAGAAGCCGCGACCGGAGAAGCCTCCGCCGCGAAAGTCTGGGGGGCACACCTCGATTCACAAGCTGCTCCAGCCGAAGCCGCCAAACGGTCGGACATAA